The genomic segment AGAAATTTTAAATCTTGTTTTTATATCCCTTATAGCAATTACTATGTCTTTTATCCTTTCAAATTTTTCAAACGTTTCCCTATCATAAAAGTTTTTCGATTCAGGCCATTTACTTACAGTTATACTTTCACTTTCAAATTTAATATACTTTTTTAAGTTTTGCCAGATTTGTTCTGTGATAAAAGGAATAAATGGATGAAGGAGTTTTAATGAAACAGTTAAAACTTCAAAAATAATGGGAATTACAATATTTTCTATATAATTTTCTTCTTTATATACCTTTGAAATTTCTATATACCAGTCACAGAAATCATGCCAGAAAAAATCGTAAAGATTATTTAATGCTTCATTAAAATAGAATTTTTCAAGAGAATTACCTGTTTTTTTTACTATTTCATCAAGTTTCATTAATATCCATTTTTCTGGAAAGTCAATATTTTCTTTATCTTTTAAAAAATTGATATTTTCTATGTTTAATTCTTCACACCTTTTAAATAAGTATCTGGATGCATTCCATATTTTGTTTGTGAAATTTCTTCCCTTTATATGAAAATTTGGAGATAAAAAAACATCCTGTCCAAACGCAGTAAGAGAAATTAAACTGAATCTTAAACTGTCTGCTCCATATTTATCAATTATTTCCACAGGGTCAATGACGTTTCCAAGTGACTTGCTCATTTTTTTTCCTGTATTATCTCTCACTGTTCCGTGAATATAAACATTTTCAAAAGGAATATCTCCCATAAATTCAAGACCTGCCATAACCATTCTTGCAACCCAGAAAAATAGAATTTCCTGTGCAGTTACCAAAGTATTTGTAGGATAAAAGATTTCAAGGTCTTTTGTTTTTTCAGGCCATCCAAAAACAGAAAATGGCCATAGCCAGGATGAAAACCATGTATCAAGAACATCTTCGTCTTGAGTTAAATCTTTACCTCCACAGTAAGGACATTTTTTTAATTCTTCTTTTTCAACAATAGGAGGACAGTTATTTTTACAATACCAGATAGGTATTCTATGTCCCCACCATATCTGTCTGCTTATACACCAGTCCTTAACATTATAGAGCCAGTATAAATAAACTTTTTTCCATCTTTCAGGATAAAATTTTAATTTTCCATCTTCTGCAACTTTTATTGCTGGTTCTGCTAAAGGTTTCATTTTAACAAACCACTGGTTTGAAAGATATGGTTCAATTACTGTATCACATCTATAACAGTGCCCTACTCTATTTGTGTAATCTTCAATTTTAGATAATAATCCGAGTTTATTAAGTTCATCCACTATCAATTTTCTGCACTCAAATCTATCAATTTTATTAAA from the bacterium genome contains:
- a CDS encoding valine--tRNA ligase, which encodes MESKYNPLEIEEKIYKMWEENSYFYVKTDNKKEKYVIVIPPPNITGFLHMGHALNNTIQDILIRWKRMEGYNSLWVPGTDHAGIATQNVVEKELAKKGLTRKQLGREKFIEEVWKWKEKYGSRIIFQLKKLGASCDWTRTKFTMDETLSNAVKEAFVRLYKKGLIYKGKKIINWCPRCETALSDEEVEYKDEKSNLYFIKYPLLRGGFIEVATTRPETMLGDTAVAVNPEDERYKNLIGEKVKLPFVERIIPIIADDKVEIEFGTGAVKVTPAHDPNDFEIAQRHNLDFILIMNEEGIMNENAGKFNKIDRFECRKLIVDELNKLGLLSKIEDYTNRVGHCYRCDTVIEPYLSNQWFVKMKPLAEPAIKVAEDGKLKFYPERWKKVYLYWLYNVKDWCISRQIWWGHRIPIWYCKNNCPPIVEKEELKKCPYCGGKDLTQDEDVLDTWFSSWLWPFSVFGWPEKTKDLEIFYPTNTLVTAQEILFFWVARMVMAGLEFMGDIPFENVYIHGTVRDNTGKKMSKSLGNVIDPVEIIDKYGADSLRFSLISLTAFGQDVFLSPNFHIKGRNFTNKIWNASRYLFKRCEELNIENINFLKDKENIDFPEKWILMKLDEIVKKTGNSLEKFYFNEALNNLYDFFWHDFCDWYIEISKVYKEENYIENIVIPIIFEVLTVSLKLLHPFIPFITEQIWQNLKKYIKFESESITVSKWPESKNFYDRETFEKFERIKDIVIAIRDIKTRFKIS